In Rhizobium sp. ARZ01, a genomic segment contains:
- the minE gene encoding cell division topological specificity factor MinE, protein MSIFRFFQKQSSAPTARERLQVLLAHERASVGQSDLVAILREEILAVIAKHVEIDDERVSVKMDRGEHVTTLEVDIEIPVTVNIRAA, encoded by the coding sequence ATGAGCATTTTCCGTTTCTTCCAAAAGCAAAGCTCTGCGCCGACGGCGCGAGAGCGTTTGCAGGTCCTTTTGGCACACGAACGGGCATCAGTCGGTCAATCGGATCTGGTCGCAATCCTTCGGGAAGAAATTCTCGCCGTCATTGCGAAGCATGTCGAGATCGATGACGAGCGCGTGAGCGTGAAGATGGATCGCGGCGAGCACGTCACCACGCTGGAAGTCGACATCGAGATTCCGGTCACGGTGAACATCCGCGCAGCTTGA
- the minD gene encoding septum site-determining protein MinD yields the protein MAKVIVVTSGKGGVGKTTSSAALGAALAQRNEKTVVVDFDVGLRNLDLVMGAERRVVYDLVNVVQGDAKLPQALIRDKRLDTLFLLAASQTRDKDSLTPEGVERVINDLKRHFDWIICDSPAGIERGATLAMRHADVAVVVTNPEVSSVRDSDRIIGLLDAKTEKAERGERMEKHLLLTRYDATRADRGDMLKVDDVLEILSIPLLGIIPESSDVLKASNIGAPVTLADSRSAPAIAYLDAARRLAGETVPMSIPGEKRGILGKIFGRRAA from the coding sequence ATGGCGAAAGTAATTGTGGTTACATCCGGCAAGGGGGGCGTCGGCAAGACGACTTCAAGTGCCGCTCTCGGCGCCGCGCTTGCGCAGCGTAACGAGAAGACCGTCGTTGTCGATTTCGATGTCGGCTTGCGCAACCTGGATCTCGTCATGGGCGCCGAACGACGGGTCGTTTACGACCTCGTGAATGTGGTCCAGGGCGATGCAAAACTGCCGCAGGCCCTGATCCGCGACAAACGTCTCGACACGCTCTTCCTGCTTGCCGCCTCGCAGACCCGCGACAAGGACAGCCTGACGCCAGAGGGCGTCGAGCGAGTGATAAACGACTTGAAACGGCACTTCGACTGGATCATCTGCGATAGCCCAGCCGGCATCGAGCGCGGCGCGACGCTGGCCATGCGCCATGCCGACGTTGCAGTCGTCGTGACCAACCCGGAAGTTTCGTCGGTACGCGACTCCGATCGCATCATCGGGCTCCTCGACGCCAAGACTGAAAAAGCCGAACGCGGCGAGCGGATGGAGAAGCATCTGCTGCTGACGCGCTACGACGCGACGCGCGCCGATCGCGGCGACATGCTGAAGGTCGACGATGTGCTGGAAATCCTGTCGATTCCTTTGCTCGGCATCATTCCGGAAAGCTCGGATGTGCTGAAGGCGTCGAACATCGGCGCGCCAGTCACACTGGCCGATAGCCGTAGCGCCCCGGCTATCGCCTATCTCGATGCAGCCCGGAGGCTTGCCGGCGAGACCGTGCCGATGAGCATTCCGGGTGAAAAGCGCGGTATCCTTGGCAAAATATTCGGGCGGAGGGCGGCATGA